From Zea mays cultivar B73 chromosome 3, Zm-B73-REFERENCE-NAM-5.0, whole genome shotgun sequence:
TAAGTAAATCAAATATCTAGAAAATAGAAATAAAGTTTCTCAGCTTCTTTCTTATTAAATACCGACGCACCATAAGAGCATCCGATCCGTGGCAGATCATCGAAGACGGCGACGGCGTTGAGGAGATTCCGGCGCTGGTGTACGTAGCCCGCGAGAAGCGGAGAGCGTGGCCTCACCACTTCAAGGCCGGCGCTCTCAACGCCCTGGTACATTATAGGCACAGATTTTGTAGTAATCTGGTCTGGACtggaacaacaacaacaacaataataataatGGATCATGCATGCATGCAGCTGCGAGTGTCGGGCGTGGTGAGCAACGCGCCCTACGTGCTGGTCCTCGACTGTGACATGGCCTGCAACAGCCGCGCCTCCGCCCTGGACGCCATGTGCTTCCTCCTCGACCGCAGGCCGCCGCCGGACAGCCTCGCCTTCGTGCAGTTCCCGCAGCTGTTCCACAACCTCAGCCACAAGGACATCTACGCCAACGAGCTCAGATACATCTTCGGGGTATATATATACTAGCTAGCTACCTACCATGCATCTTAATTTGCTTATTGCTTGTCGTTAACCCCGCCGCCGATCGTCCGTCCGTCCGTATCAGACCCGATGGTTCGGCCTGGACGGCGTCCGGGGCCCTCCCCTCTCCGGCTCCGGCTTCTACGTCAGGAGAGACGCGCTTTACGGGGCCACACCGACCGCGGACTTCATGCCCGATGCCACCGCCGTCGCCGAGCTCAAGACAAGGTTCGGCCACTCCGACCGTCTCGTGGCATCCTTACGCAGCCCCGGCGTTCCACCAGAAGCAGAAGCGATGATGTCCCTTGCGGCGCTGGCCTCCTGCGCATACGAGGCCGGCACcgcctggggcgccggcgtcggctTCATGTACCAGTCGGTGGTGGAGGACTACTTCACGGGGTTCCAGCGCTTCTTCGCCCGGGGGTGGACCTCCGCCTACTGCTACCCGGAGCCGCGCCCGGCGTTCCTCGGCAGCGTGCCCACCAACCTCAACGACGTGCTGGTCCAGAACAAGCGCTGGATGTCCGGCATGCTCGCCGTCGGCGTCTCCAGGCGCCACTCCCCGCTCGCCTGCCGCCCGCTCCTCCGGGCCTCCCTGCTCCAGGCCATGGCCTACGCCTACTTCGGCTTCGCCGCGCTCTGCGCCGTCCCCGTGCTCTGCTACGCCACCCTGCCGCAGCTCTGCCTCCTCCGGGGCGTCCCGCTATTCCCCTGCCCCGCCGCCACCGCGGCGGCGTTCGCGTCCTCGCTTCTGCAGCACATGGCGGAGGTGTGCGTGTCCAGGCGGGGTAGGCTGGACCTGCGCACGTGGTGGAACGAGCAGAGGTTCTGGGTGCTCAACGCCCTCACAGCCCAGCTCTTCGGCTGCGTCAGCGCCGCCCAGGAGCTGCTCGGCGCACGCGCCTTGGACTTCGACCTCACCAGCAAGGCCGCCGTCGACGGGAGCCTGTACCAGGACGGCGTGTTCGACTTCACGGGCTGCTCCGCGCTGCTGCTCCCTGCCACCACGCTCTCCGTGCTCAACGCCGCTGCGATCGTCGCCGGCACCTGGAagatgtcgtcgtcgtcgtcgtcatcgagcGGCGGCTTCCACTTCGCCCCGCAGCTGTTCCTCATGTGCTACGGCGCGGCGCTCAGCTACCCGCTACTGGAGGGGATGTTCCTCAGGCGGGATCCTGCGAGGGTTCCGCCACGCATCACCGCACTCTCGGTCGCATTGGCAGCCGTGCTGCTTGCCGCCATGCTTGGATGAACATCAACCGAGAGATGCACGGCCTGCTTCAACTCTTGTCTACTGTTCTAGATATACTGTACTTTTAATTACTATTCCCACTGTATTCCCACCGTTGAAGCACAACAACGCAGTGAACTAAACGACGAACGAGAAGAAGCCCAAGGTTAATTAGAACTAATTTATGATATACGTTCGGACTAATTATTCTACACATCAAAGATATTTATGTAATGCGGTATAATATATATAATTTGTTTACTATTGCATACGCATAAATTTAGAAAGATAAGAATGTGAGTTCAAAGGAAATGAATTGACGTGCATGATAAAAAAAAAATCTGATTTTCAATGTTTTATTTCGTCTATAAATATATAATCTCTCCAACAAACATGCAGTTAGACTCGTTATAACCAATTCATgatatatatactgatactaattatgctacatgtcGAAAGTATTTATGCATTGCAGTACACTACGCAAAAATCATCAAACGTTAtaaaatgtgaatagaaatatcataaacataCAAAAGATGAAAGGAGAGCCATGAACTGACAATGTATCATAAAAACGTATTGacgttggcataaatatgtatacaaaatagcataaaaagAGGGTCGTCGATCCACCACCGTTCGCCGCCTAGAGAAGTTTGTCGTCGTCGCTCGCACCTAGGGAAGGCCGGCGTCGTCGCGGGAGGGGGGCGCCAGCGGGCGCCACTCCGTATGTGCGCCTCTGGGATCCGCCGCCCCGTGCGCTCCTCCAAGATCCGTCGCCGCTGCTGCCTTCACCATCGAGCCTAGGGTGCACCGCCACCACTTGTCCCGTTTGGGAACACCGTCGGTGCTTGTCCGCCCGCCATAAGAGCGTCACCGCCAATCGCCCGCCTTGGCGCGCCACcaccgccgctcgcacgcccgaggAAACTGTCGCCGCCGTTCGCTCGCCCGAGAAAACCGCCAccccgctaaaacctaatcccggACATGGAGTCTTTTTATAGCCGTCTGCGTCTGGTGCGGCTGAACCGGATGACACCGTTAAGACATGCCTTCTCTAGTTATTTAGTTATTAGAAACCAGGGCTCCaaatatactatatatatatatatatatatatatatatatatatatatatatatatatatatatatatatatatatatatatatatatatatatatatatatatatatacggcggTACTAAAATGCATCTGGGTGCATTTTAGTTTATGGATGCACAGACCCAAGATTTCCTGTCCCCGTCGCCGCCTCGCGCACAGATCCAAGACTCCCTGCCCCCCGCCGCCGCCTCGCGCCTCCCTGTCACGCGCCACCCTATCCCCCGCAGCCGCCGATCGCATCCCTGtcaccgcgccgccgccgt
This genomic window contains:
- the LOC103650687 gene encoding cellulose synthase-like protein G2; amino-acid sequence: MEDGAEKATTPDSSSSQAAPPALSAVYVNRRLVAGNRAMAAVHVALVATVIGQRALALLSAGTSSASPASRSLQVQHVAMALADLTLLFVWALSQSGLWRPVTRAAFPGRLLAAVPRGALPRVDVLVVTADPDKEPPLGVVNTVVSAMALDYPGGKLSVYLSDDAGSPLTLLAARKAYAFAARAWVPFCRRHSVQCPWPDRYFAGDDDDADGDRRREELAEERARVRKLYEKLKADIEAAKNDETISGSWSKDKRQNHDAYVEIIEDGDGVEEIPALVYVAREKRRAWPHHFKAGALNALLRVSGVVSNAPYVLVLDCDMACNSRASALDAMCFLLDRRPPPDSLAFVQFPQLFHNLSHKDIYANELRYIFGTRWFGLDGVRGPPLSGSGFYVRRDALYGATPTADFMPDATAVAELKTRFGHSDRLVASLRSPGVPPEAEAMMSLAALASCAYEAGTAWGAGVGFMYQSVVEDYFTGFQRFFARGWTSAYCYPEPRPAFLGSVPTNLNDVLVQNKRWMSGMLAVGVSRRHSPLACRPLLRASLLQAMAYAYFGFAALCAVPVLCYATLPQLCLLRGVPLFPCPAATAAAFASSLLQHMAEVCVSRRGRLDLRTWWNEQRFWVLNALTAQLFGCVSAAQELLGARALDFDLTSKAAVDGSLYQDGVFDFTGCSALLLPATTLSVLNAAAIVAGTWKMSSSSSSSSGGFHFAPQLFLMCYGAALSYPLLEGMFLRRDPARVPPRITALSVALAAVLLAAMLG